A stretch of DNA from Hirundo rustica isolate bHirRus1 chromosome 1, bHirRus1.pri.v3, whole genome shotgun sequence:
TCCAAAATATTCGAGACAGGCTGCAGCTTTAAGGTGGGTTTGGCACAAAAATTAcggcttaaaaataaaggatttgAGGGTTTTGTACAAGAGcgcggagggagggagggaagtgATGCTGTGGAACTCCCCACCTTTGGAATTTTGGATTCTTATCCTTGATAAAATTCACGGACGCTTGTGTGGAGCTGGAAGTTGGAAGAGGGAATGGTTTTTTGGAGGTGTGGTGTCCACATTCCCAAAGTTTGGAGCACCCTCAGGGAAGATCCCACAGTCTCCTAAAGGCAATTTTTCCATAGTTTTTGAGGATTTGGGACATGGTTGTGCCTCTTGCATTGTCTTACTGGATTGTTTCAGCTTGGGACAGTATCCCttgctcttcccttttttttttttttttttttgaggaaatattaatgacagggaagagaaatttcctctccctgtgctggcactgctggggcacctcCAATTCCTGGGATGAGTTTTGGGCCCTCATGACAAgagggacatggaggggctggagagttTCCAGGGAAAGGAATGGATTGGgaaaggtctggagcaccaggagcagctgtgggagctggcagggctcagcctggaaaaaaaaaaaaataaggttcaGGAGGAACCTTCTCACTCCCACAGATTTCCAAGTGGGAATCAGGAACTACTCCCAGGGAATGAGGGGATAGGGTGAGAGGGAACCACCAGAGGGAAAATTTGGCTGGAATATTTGGAAAATTCCTCGTGGGAagggctgtccagccctggcactccccatccctgtggatgtggcacttggggatgcGCTCAGCGCTGTCCCTGGGAGAACTGTTGGACTCCGTGGGCTCGGAGGGATTTCCCCACCTCCGTAATTCCACGATTTCCATCCTTGGAGCATCAGGGCTGGCATGGTGTGATGAGCCCACAGTGCTGCATGAGctccctgcagacacagagATGCTCGTGGAGAAGATCCCAGAATTCTTGGGAATTCTGGGGCGGAATGTTTGCCTGCAGTGCAAGGCTGTTTCCCACCGCTCCATAACTTTTCCTCTGCATGCCGCTCTTCCCTGTGCTTGAGTTCCCTCTGGAATTGCGAAACCTTTTCCCATCTTCCCAAACTTCTTCCCGCCCTGCAGCAGAAGACGCCTGCTCGGAGCAAGGAAGCTCCTTGTGCCCGTCCCAAGAAACAGTCGGGGCGCTCCGCTGTAAGTGACCCGCGCATGGATGTGGAGCCTGTGGAAAAAACGGGAGAGGATTTggtgggatgaggatggagcaAGTTCTCCTTCCTCGGGGTTTGTCCTTTTGGCACTGGGATAAACCTGGATAATGGGATCAGACAGCAGGGAGTTGTCCCAGCTCCGTGTCCAGGGATCTGCGCTCCCCTTCCTGAGCCTGAATCCACATCTGAGGCGCCGGAGGTGGAATTTCCTCCTGCCCCTTGGATATTTCCcagcctcatccctggaagtgtccaaggccaggttggacagggcttggagctgcctgggatagtggaacgTGTTGGTCTGGATGATccttaaaatcccttccaacccaaaccattccatgattcagAGCTTTCCCTGTGCCTCATATTCTTCATCTcatccctgcttttccctctttccattTTACCTGACTGCTGAGATTCCACATTGGAATGAAGGAGAATAAAttattctctcttcttttcaCTTAGAAATGACAATTCAAGGGCAAATCCTGTTATTTTCTTTCGTTTTGCTGCCTGGAATTGATGGATAAGGAACCTccttaacattaaaaaaaaacagcttttttttttgctgtcaaaAAAATCCATTGTAAGCCAGAGCTGGAATAATTATTCCCTCAGGATGTGTTAAAGCAGATTGAAATTGTTAGGAGAGGAATTaaaggctgggctggggaaggtgggAGTGTAGAATTCCTGGGATCTTTCCAGCTTTCCCAGCGTTACCTTAGGCAGGTCATTCCTGTCCCTCAGTGGGTTGGGAGAGGAGACCAAGGGACTCCAAGGTTTTTAAGGGGCTTGGTGTGAAATTTCCACATAAATTTTATGTGGTTTTGGTGGCATTTTGGGATCTGAGAGtgagaaaagtgattttttttttttttttttttttttttttttttccttttgctccttGGTGCCAGCTGAAATTCCTCGGGATTTAGTCCGTGCTTCATTTTATAGAGCTGCTCCGTTAGTTTTTGTCCTAATTTAGAGAAAATATCCTAGGTTTTAGTTCAGCTCCTGAACTTCCTCCCTCCCCGAAGACACGACTCCGCTTTGCTTCATGGATTTTTAGGGAGGAAGGGAACCAGCTCAATTTCATCCCGGTTTTCCTCGTTGCAGAGCGCGAGCACaacctcctctggacctgctggTGACCAAAATGAGCTCCTGTCCCGAATTTCCCACCTGGAAGTGGAAAACCAGAACCTCCGCAGTGGTGAGTGGGAGAATTCCTTGTCCTGGCTGGAGACCTGACATTCAGCTGGGAATTTAAAGTcgtttttccctcctttttcccaGTTGTTGCAGACCTCCAGATGGCCATTTTCAAGCTGGAAAGCCGCCTGAACGCTCTGGAGAAATCCTCAACTTCCCACCagccctcagctgttcctccaaCCCAGGTGAGCCTGGGGATAAAAAGCTGGAATTTTTCTCTCGGAATTACAACCAAAGATCCACGTGGACAAACGTCCTGTTTCGAGAAATCCATATAAATCCCACAGTGTGGGGATTGTACGGTCTCCCGAGGGGTGGAAATTCCCGTTCCTGAGCTGCTttgtggctgctctgctccaacTCCaatcttttccctcttttttcccttcaaacaaacaaacaaacaaaaaaaccccctctgaTCCGGTGAAGAAAGTGGAACCTTTCAGCGTTCCATCCAAAAAAGTGGAGCTTCCGGCCAAGAAAGCCGAGCCGGCCGCTGCCGAGGAGGATGAGGACGACGACATCGACCTTTTCGGGAGCGATGACGAGGAGGAAGACCAGGAAGCTGCCAAAGTCCGGGAAGAGCGGCTCCGGCAGTACGCCGAGAAGAAGGCTAAGAAGCCGGGGCTCATCGCCAAGTCTTCCATCCTGCTGGATGTGAAGCCGGTGGGTGGCTTTTGGGATTTGGGAGCGAGGCTGGGAATCCCCTCTCATCCAGGTTGGATGGGAATTCCTGTGGAATTCCAAAGAAGGGCTTTTGGAGCTAGGTGGGGTTTGTTGCTGTCAAAGCCTTGGGGTGGGAACTTAAATCCCATCTCATTCCATAAGCAGGGACACGTTCCGTTATCCCAGGTTGATCAGACTTGGcattgaacacttccagggatggggcagccaaagcttctctgggaattccatgccagggcctcaccaccctcacagggaaggattccttcccagtatcctATCTAATCCCACCCTACcccagtttaaaaccattcccccttgccctgtcactccatccttgtccaaagtccctctccagctctcttggatCTCCTTGAGGCAGTGGAAGGGGCTCCGAGATCTTCTCCAGCCAGGAAAGGCCACTTTGGATCAGCCGTGACATTCCCCGAGGTGTCACCTGGATACCTCTTGGAGCTGCTGCCGATCCCCCAGGAAAATAAACCTCCCCATTCCCGCTTTTCCAGTGGGACGACGAGACCGACATGGCCAAGATGGAGGAGTGCGTCCGGTCCATCCACATGGACGGCCTGGTGTGGGGAGCCTCCAAACTGGTCCCAGTCGGATACGGCATCAAGAAACTCCAAATCCAGTGCGTGGTGGAGGACGAGAAAGTCGGGACAGACATCCTGGAGGAGGAGATCACCAAGTTCGAGGACTATGTAAGTCTTGGAATGGCATGTGGGAGAAGGAACCCGTGGGAGCGGGGGTGGACTCAGGTGTTTTttcctgggaacacctggatgACTCCAGCTTTTGTCCCCTTCCAGGTGCAGAGCGTGGACATTGCTGCATTTAACAAGATttagaaggaaacaaaaaaacaaactgtatcCCCTTCCTCTGAACCCGGAAGTAATAAAGAAACTTTGGGAGTGCACCttgggttgtgggtttttcccTTGGGTGCAGCTTCTCTGGAGGAATTTGGTGGGAGATTCTGGGATatttgagcaacctgggctagggGAAGGCGCCCCTGCCCATTGCAGGGGGTGGGATTGAGAGGtatttaaggtctcttccaacctaaaccattccatgatttcccCATCTTTCACAGTAGGAAAGATCTCAATCCGTGGACCTGAATTTTGGGGCTGGAATAAAGGTTCTCAGGGTGTTTCCAGTCACCTTTCCCAAGGTTTAGAGAGACCTCCAGTCACTCCCTACAGGAGCATCCAGGAATTGCTGGTTTGGGATGGCTTTCATCCCTCTTTTCCCACTGACTCCCTCAGCTGAGCATGGCCTGGCAAGGGAACAGGTGACATTCCTGACTTTGGAACACGAGGTCTGTCCCGGTGCCAGAATCCACAGTCTGGGGCCATGGAGGGACATGGGAAGCTCCATGGGATTGTGCTGCAAGGCTGTCCCTTGTCCTGGTGGGGTCACTTGATCTGTGACACGTGTCCCCTCACGGGGTCCTGCCACCCCCAGCGCAGTGCTGGGAGTGCCACTTGTCCCCTGTGCTGCCATCCTGAATCCCTGTTGGTCCAAGTGCTGCCACGTGTCCCCTGTGTGTCCTATTGCCATCATGTCACGACCCATCTGTGCTGCCATCCCTGGGGTCCCCTGTGTGCCACCATTCCTGTCCCATGTCCCCTTTGTCACCATCTCTGTGTCCCCCTGTGTGCTGCCAATCCCTGGTGCCTTGTCCCCGTTGTCgcctgtgtcctgctgtccctgtaTCCTCTCTCTGCTGCTATCCCGGTGTCCCCTTTGTgctgccatccctgtgccacaTGTCCTCTGTGCGCTGCCACCCAGCGTGTCCCAACCCGGACCTGTGTCCCTTGTCCCGCCATCCCCGTGTGTGTCCCTTGTGCTGCCATTCCCGTGTCCCCCTTGTCCCGCCATCCCCATGTCCTTTGTCCTCTCATCCCGTGTGTCCCTTGTGCTGCCATTCCTCTGTGTCCCTTTTCCTGCCGTCTCCGTGTGTCCCTCGTCCTGCCATTCCCGTGTGTCCCTTGTGCTGCCATCCCAGTGTCCCTTGTCCTCCCATTCCCTTGTGCTGCTATccccctgtgtgtccctctTTTCCTGCCATCCGGTGTGTCCCTTGTCCTGCTATCCCCTTGTCCTgccatccctgtgtgtccctctTGTCCCGCCATCACCGTGTGTCACCCTTGTCCTGCCATCCCCTTGTCCTGCCATCCCCGTGTATCCCTTGTCCTGCCATtcccctgtgtgtccccctTGTCCCGCCATCCCCGTGTGTCCCTTGTCCCGCCATCCCCGTGTGTCCCTCGTCCTGCCATTCCCGTGTGTCCCTTGTCCTCCCATTCCCTTGTCCTGCTATccccctgtgtgtccctctTTTCCTGCCATCCCGTGTGTCCCTTGTCCTGCTATCCCCTTGTCCTgccatccctgtgtgtccctctTGTCCCGCCATCACCGTGTGTCACCCTTGTCCTGCCATCCCCTTGTCCTGCCATCCCCGTGTGTCCCTTGTCCCGCCACtcccctgtgtgtcccccttgtcccaccatccccgtgtgtcccccttgtcctgccatCCCCGTGTGTCCCTTGTCCTGCCATtcccctgtgtgtccccctTGTCCCGCCATCCCCGTGTGTCCCTTGTCCCGCCATCCCCGTGTGTCCCTTGTGCTGCCATTCCCCTGTGTCCCTTGTCCTGCCATTCCCCTGTGTCCCTTGTCCCGCCATCCCCGTGTCCGCTTTTTCCTGCCATCCGTGTGTGTCCCCTTTGTCCTGCCATTCCCGTGTGTCCCTTGTCCCGCCAGCCCCTTGTCCTGCCATCCtgtcccccttgtcctgccatCCCCGTGTCCTCCTTGTCCTGCTATCCCCTTGTCCCACCATCCCCGCGTGTCCCTTGTCCTGCCATCCCCTTGTCCTgccatccctgtgtgtcccttgTCCCgccatccccgtgtcccccttgtcctgccatccctgtgtccctccttGTCCCGCCATCCCCGtatctcccttttcctgccatccctgtgtgtccccctTGTCCCGCCATCCCTTCTGTCCCGCTTCCCCCCCGCACCCcgctcttccctctccctcccattCCACCGCTcctccccgctccctgcccgtgtcccctcccctgtccccgtgtccccgcccCGCCATGGCGCCGCTGGCGGACCTGTACCAGGTGTCCATGGCCTACGGCCACTGGCGGGCCGGGCGACACCgagccccggccgccgccgAGCTCTTCTTCCGCCGCCCGCCCTTCCGCGGCTCCTTCGCGCTCGGCGCCGGCCTGGCCGAGGGGCTGCGGGGGCTCCGAGCTTTCCGCTTCTCCGCTGCCGGTGCGTGGCGACAGCGGGGGACGGGACGAGGGGAGAGAGACGGGGTTGGAGGGAGGAGTGGTGGGAGAGAGGGGATCGCCCCggtgggagagggagggacGGGAGAAGCGTGGAGGGGAGGGGTgaagggggagggagaaggggagaagcTCAAGGGGAACAGCCGGGACGGGAGGGGACCGAGGGGAGGGTGAGGAAGTGgcgggagagggagaagggaaccTTCCCAGGGAGACTTTGGAACAACTCTAAGGGACCGGGTGGAGGGTGAGGAAGGGATAGCGAGCGAGGGAAGGGGGGAAATTCCCTCCGGGAACAACTCCAGGAGATTCGTAAGGGATGGGACGGCATCCAGGGATGGTTGGGGACGCTTCAGGGGGGACAGAGACATCTCTCAGAGGGATCTGGGGTTGGGAACGCCCCAGGGAGGGACTTGGGGAGGACAGGGGAATCCCTCAAGAGGACCTGAGGGAGACAGGGGCATCTCTCAGAGGGACCTGGGGGACTGGGGACGTGCGGCAGGGGAGAGGGACAGCATTTGAGGGGGGCTTGGGGGACACAGGAACCCCCTTGGGGGACTGCAGGGGATCAGGACAACTCATAAAGGGTCAGGGACATCGCTCAGAGGGATTCGGGCGACAGGGAGACCCTTCAGGGGACACAGGTGACACAAAGAGCCCCGAGGGGAACTTGGGGGGACATTGGGACACCCTCCAGAGACGTCTGTCCCAGGATGTCTGTCCCTCCAGGGGACTTGTGCCaccctgccctgtgtccctcCGTGCTGGGGGTGCTGTCACCCACCTGCTGTCACCCACCGTCAGTGGGAGGCttgctgtcccctccctcctccccccgtgtccccggtgTCACTGCGCTGTCCCCGCAGATGTGGCGTACCTGCGCTCTGTCCTGCCCAGCACCACAGACGACGCCTTCTTCGACTACCTGGCCACCCTGGATGCCTCCGAGGTGACCGTCACCGCCATTCCCGAGGGCTCCGTCGTCTTTCCCAGGGTGGGATCCCCGCTCCATCTTCTTTCCTGAccatcccacccctcccagTTCCCAgacttccccttttcccttgaACCTGGGGTCTCCTGGAACT
This window harbors:
- the EEF1D gene encoding elongation factor 1-delta isoform X6; translated protein: MAVDYFLHDKIWFEKYKYDDAERRFYEQMNGPMGGPSRQQENGASTILRDIARARENIQKSLAGSASTTSSGPAGDQNELLSRISHLEVENQNLRSVVADLQMAIFKLESRLNALEKSSTSHQPSAVPPTQKVEPFSVPSKKVELPAKKAEPAAAEEDEDDDIDLFGSDDEEEDQEAAKVREERLRQYAEKKAKKPGLIAKSSILLDVKPWDDETDMAKMEECVRSIHMDGLVWGASKLVPVGYGIKKLQIQCVVEDEKVGTDILEEEITKFEDYVQSVDIAAFNKI
- the EEF1D gene encoding elongation factor 1-delta isoform X7, which encodes MAVDYFLHDKIWFEKYKYDDAERRFYEQMNGPMGGPSRQQSASTTSSGPAGDQNELLSRISHLEVENQNLRSVVADLQMAIFKLESRLNALEKSSTSHQPSAVPPTQKVEPFSVPSKKVELPAKKAEPAAAEEDEDDDIDLFGSDDEEEDQEAAKVREERLRQYAEKKAKKPGLIAKSSILLDVKPWDDETDMAKMEECVRSIHMDGLVWGASKLVPVGYGIKKLQIQCVVEDEKVGTDILEEEITKFEDYVQSVDIAAFNKI